In the Flavisolibacter tropicus genome, one interval contains:
- a CDS encoding chloride channel protein, giving the protein MAIRGFGLIRKKLKAVFDLVGSERLKTNALQAIPFWFASLLTGLVAVGFTKLFGYGEAIMHSLLHWRAWSLFIFTPVCFFMAWWVVHRFAPNAKGSGIPQVMAAIELATPKHDSKIKKLLSFRIAVTKIISSVLMVIGGGAVGREGPTIQIAGSLFRMVEKWIPATWPKLSKQSFILTGAAAGLAAAFNTPLGGVVFAMEELARIHIRFFRTALFTAVIIAGLTAQGLLGPYLYLGYPDVQGLRFSIFLGVAVSSIFAGLLGSLMCKTILRIMKWKRTFNQTKSLLYLLFAGLLIAAVAFFVNESILGSGKELMNTTLFTDQKAVRWDTVLWRMVGPILCFNTGAAGGVFAPALAAGASIGAYVASLFDVVGANANILILSGMVGFLTGVTRTPFTSAILVLEMTDRHSVIFHLMLAALLSNIAALLIDKHSFYEQLKKGYVEEMIQEKEVQKA; this is encoded by the coding sequence ATGGCAATTCGAGGCTTTGGATTGATAAGAAAGAAGTTGAAAGCAGTGTTTGACCTGGTAGGGTCGGAAAGGTTGAAAACAAATGCGCTACAGGCTATTCCTTTTTGGTTTGCGTCCTTGTTGACCGGACTAGTAGCTGTTGGGTTTACGAAACTGTTTGGTTATGGTGAAGCCATCATGCATTCTCTTCTTCATTGGCGTGCTTGGTCACTATTTATTTTTACCCCGGTCTGCTTTTTTATGGCCTGGTGGGTTGTACATCGTTTTGCCCCTAATGCAAAAGGCAGTGGTATTCCGCAGGTTATGGCTGCCATAGAATTAGCTACCCCTAAGCACGATAGCAAGATTAAAAAGTTGCTGAGCTTTCGTATAGCTGTAACCAAGATCATATCCAGTGTATTAATGGTTATTGGTGGAGGTGCTGTAGGGCGAGAAGGGCCTACAATTCAAATCGCGGGTTCTTTATTTCGCATGGTTGAAAAATGGATACCTGCTACCTGGCCCAAACTGTCCAAGCAAAGTTTTATACTAACCGGTGCTGCAGCCGGATTAGCGGCGGCTTTTAATACACCACTGGGAGGCGTTGTATTTGCCATGGAGGAATTAGCACGAATTCATATCCGTTTTTTCCGTACCGCCCTTTTTACGGCTGTGATCATTGCAGGTTTAACAGCTCAAGGTCTTTTAGGTCCCTACCTGTACCTGGGATATCCTGATGTCCAAGGGTTGCGTTTTTCTATCTTTTTAGGAGTTGCTGTATCTTCTATTTTTGCCGGTTTATTGGGTAGCTTGATGTGTAAGACCATTTTACGGATCATGAAATGGAAGCGAACCTTTAATCAAACCAAGTCCTTGCTGTACCTGCTTTTTGCGGGACTGCTGATTGCAGCTGTTGCCTTTTTTGTAAATGAATCCATATTAGGTTCAGGCAAGGAGCTTATGAATACCACGCTTTTTACGGATCAAAAAGCAGTTAGATGGGATACGGTGTTATGGCGTATGGTGGGGCCCATACTTTGTTTCAATACAGGTGCTGCGGGTGGGGTATTTGCGCCTGCGTTGGCGGCAGGGGCTTCAATAGGCGCATATGTTGCCAGTCTTTTTGATGTAGTGGGTGCCAATGCAAATATTCTTATTTTAAGTGGCATGGTGGGTTTTCTTACGGGTGTTACACGTACACCATTTACATCGGCAATTTTAGTATTGGAAATGACAGATCGCCATAGTGTAATCTTTCACCTTATGCTGGCCGCTTTACTATCAAATATTGCAGCGCTACTCATTGATAAGCACTCTTTCTATGAACAATTAAAGAAAGGATATGTTGAAGAGATGATTCAAGAAAAGGAAGTGCAGAAGGCTTAA
- a CDS encoding heme ABC transporter ATP-binding protein, whose protein sequence is MSVQFQPREFNMILGPNGSGKSTFLKLCSGELHPDKGAVYYGDQQLTLHSKGAMATRRAVLSQHSELTFPLSVSEVVIMGRYPHFEHSPGQKDNAICKEAMATLDILHLASRNYLTLSGGERQRVHFARVLAQIWEMPEEGERYLFLDEPMGHLDIKYQHAFLKLSRELLNERTVLVAVMHDVNLSIQYADKLLFLKDGAIQAYGTPEQVVSSSLIENVFSVHTTIIKNPVSEKPHVIYEQ, encoded by the coding sequence TTGTCAGTACAATTTCAGCCCCGAGAATTTAATATGATCCTGGGGCCGAATGGTTCTGGTAAGTCTACCTTCCTGAAGCTTTGTAGTGGTGAGTTGCATCCAGATAAAGGCGCAGTTTATTATGGAGATCAACAGCTAACCCTTCATTCCAAAGGAGCTATGGCTACGCGACGGGCGGTGCTAAGTCAGCATTCTGAATTAACCTTTCCGTTATCCGTATCGGAAGTTGTTATAATGGGCCGGTATCCTCATTTTGAGCATAGCCCTGGTCAAAAGGATAACGCCATTTGTAAAGAAGCCATGGCAACACTGGATATTCTGCACTTAGCTTCGCGCAATTACTTAACTCTTAGTGGAGGGGAAAGACAACGGGTACATTTTGCACGTGTATTAGCCCAAATATGGGAAATGCCTGAAGAAGGCGAGCGTTATTTGTTTCTAGATGAGCCGATGGGGCACCTGGATATTAAGTACCAGCACGCTTTTCTTAAGCTATCCAGAGAACTTTTAAATGAAAGAACGGTATTAGTAGCCGTGATGCATGATGTAAACTTGTCTATTCAGTATGCCGATAAACTCCTCTTTTTAAAAGACGGGGCTATTCAAGCTTACGGAACACCGGAACAAGTTGTTTCAAGCAGCCTGATTGAAAATGTCTTTTCAGTACATACCACTATCATCAAAAACCCTGTTTCTGAAAAGCCTCATGTTATTTATGAACAATGA
- a CDS encoding heme/hemin ABC transporter substrate-binding protein, protein MRNNHILFIAAAVVLSACGRFDKKTSQKEGQRLISVSKQLTEIIFEVGGDTALVGVDLSSTFPEAAKKIPTVGYHRGLNAEGIISLNPTAVWHDGNIAPEHVIEQVKKVGIPLVQFSGGNTIDSTKILIMQLATLFHNEAKGRALCEKLDLDMAKADSVRKQLTDKPRVLIVHFGQAANQYFVFNRKGIPNQMLEWAGVENAADTAQKWKNLSPEVIAQAQPDIILATDYGFDLQGSVEKFKQLPGISLSPAAKNNRIYRIDEHDLVYLGPRTGENVLKLINLLHKK, encoded by the coding sequence ATGAGAAATAATCACATTCTATTTATAGCCGCTGCTGTTGTATTGTCGGCATGTGGACGCTTTGATAAAAAGACCAGTCAGAAAGAAGGACAACGACTGATCAGTGTATCTAAACAACTAACGGAAATCATCTTTGAAGTAGGCGGCGATACTGCACTGGTAGGAGTGGACTTGTCTAGTACGTTTCCGGAAGCAGCAAAAAAAATACCGACTGTTGGATATCACCGCGGTTTGAATGCGGAGGGTATTATCTCCTTAAATCCAACGGCAGTATGGCATGATGGTAATATTGCGCCAGAGCATGTTATTGAACAAGTGAAAAAGGTAGGTATACCATTGGTTCAATTTTCTGGCGGTAATACTATTGACTCCACTAAGATCCTGATCATGCAGTTGGCCACCCTATTTCACAATGAGGCAAAAGGGAGGGCGCTTTGTGAAAAACTGGATCTGGATATGGCTAAAGCAGATTCTGTAAGAAAGCAATTGACGGATAAACCACGTGTGTTGATAGTGCATTTCGGACAAGCGGCCAATCAATACTTCGTCTTTAATCGTAAAGGCATACCCAACCAAATGCTGGAATGGGCAGGTGTAGAAAATGCGGCTGATACAGCGCAGAAATGGAAAAACTTAAGTCCTGAAGTGATTGCCCAGGCACAACCTGATATCATCTTAGCTACCGATTATGGTTTTGACCTGCAGGGGAGTGTGGAGAAATTCAAACAACTGCCAGGTATTTCATTATCACCAGCAGCTAAGAATAACCGTATTTACCGGATCGATGAGCATGATCTGGTATACTTAGGCCCACGTACTGGCGAAAATGTTTTGAAATTGATTAACCTATTACACAAAAAATAA
- a CDS encoding TonB-dependent receptor: MKTKYLFLLFNLFFVTTLYAQRTIKGRVIDQQTNQPIPRASISGGGATVVSNEQGQFEINSTADHLSVTSVGYSTKDVKVIEASELLVLMEPSNVALNEVIVEGNAAQRKLLTTPNAVGLVTSRDLARTSGIFLHQTLNTLSGVRMEMRNNVQGARIVIRGYGNETNFNGLGYKAYLNGIPVTDADGTTFLDDIDFASLGRVEVIKGPGSSLYGNSIGGVVLMQMQKATPGETSVGQQVTAGKDGLLRTTTSFKSAVNNSSLFVNYGHQQYDGFRMHNSSEKNFVNMGGDFYLGKRTITTFASYTKGMDYLAGQVSEANLIAHPDSAGQGYINNDGHVGLENFKVSVGQDYQFSPLFSNNTNLFLVSTFIDQASEAGLTRTQKSKFGGRSTFTYSPTIGTIPVKFSLGAEFLRNKSYAKGYALTLAVPGALTSDQEIAAQQANLFFQAEGKITPTTTLTAGIGENFIEYKLDDMRPTVITTSASTTYKNRSGSKTFDPILAPKVALTQMIGDNVSAYATVSKGFSSPSTSQIIIVPSGAAMLAGQNPGINEDLKPEIATSYEIGSKGSLLNKSLSYDVALFLMNVKDKLVSQYYGSNAYMYTTNAGKTRHQGLELTLSYAKQFENRFISLVRPFVSYTYNDFKYEDFQTIPADPAQQETTTTPPSPGQSQKLLNYKGKQVEGIAKNLFNAGLDVESRVGLYLNTTLTHVDKMPVDFANQHYAKAYTVWNAKAGYRKAISAHFDLNLYGGLDNITDIHYSTHIFLNSRDYPKIYNPMPLSNWYLGTSLKYIF, encoded by the coding sequence ATGAAGACTAAATATTTATTTCTACTATTTAACCTGTTTTTCGTTACCACACTTTACGCTCAGCGAACTATAAAAGGGCGTGTTATTGATCAGCAAACGAATCAGCCTATTCCACGTGCCTCAATTTCTGGTGGTGGAGCTACTGTAGTGAGTAATGAGCAAGGACAATTTGAGATCAATTCTACTGCCGACCATTTGTCGGTTACCTCTGTTGGCTATTCTACCAAAGATGTAAAAGTGATCGAGGCATCGGAACTGTTAGTACTAATGGAGCCTTCTAACGTGGCGTTGAATGAAGTGATAGTAGAAGGTAACGCTGCACAGCGCAAGTTGTTGACTACACCTAATGCTGTCGGCCTGGTAACCAGTCGCGACTTGGCTCGTACCAGCGGAATTTTCTTACATCAAACCTTAAACACCCTTTCTGGTGTACGTATGGAAATGCGTAACAATGTGCAAGGTGCACGTATTGTTATCAGAGGTTATGGGAATGAAACCAATTTTAATGGATTGGGGTATAAGGCTTATTTAAATGGTATTCCTGTAACCGATGCAGACGGTACTACTTTTTTAGATGATATCGATTTTGCCAGCCTTGGTCGTGTAGAGGTGATCAAAGGACCCGGATCATCTTTGTATGGTAACTCTATTGGTGGGGTGGTATTGATGCAAATGCAAAAGGCTACGCCGGGCGAAACATCTGTAGGTCAGCAAGTAACAGCTGGTAAAGACGGCTTATTACGCACCACTACCAGTTTCAAAAGCGCTGTAAATAATTCCAGCCTTTTTGTGAACTATGGTCATCAGCAGTACGATGGCTTCCGTATGCACAACTCCAGCGAAAAGAACTTTGTGAACATGGGCGGTGACTTTTACCTGGGCAAACGCACGATTACAACGTTTGCCAGCTATACAAAAGGTATGGACTACCTGGCTGGCCAAGTAAGTGAAGCAAACCTGATAGCACACCCAGATTCTGCTGGTCAGGGGTATATTAATAATGATGGCCATGTAGGATTGGAAAACTTTAAAGTAAGTGTTGGTCAGGACTACCAGTTCAGCCCATTGTTTTCCAATAATACTAACCTGTTTTTAGTAAGCACGTTTATTGACCAGGCTAGTGAGGCTGGTTTAACTCGCACACAAAAAAGCAAGTTTGGCGGCCGTTCTACCTTTACCTATTCACCAACCATTGGTACTATCCCAGTAAAATTCTCTTTAGGCGCTGAGTTTTTGCGTAATAAGAGCTATGCAAAAGGTTATGCCTTGACTTTGGCTGTACCAGGAGCATTAACTTCAGACCAGGAGATTGCAGCACAACAAGCTAACCTGTTCTTTCAAGCAGAAGGAAAGATCACGCCTACTACTACATTGACAGCTGGTATTGGTGAGAACTTTATAGAATACAAGCTGGATGATATGCGCCCAACGGTTATCACCACTTCGGCTTCTACCACTTACAAGAACCGTAGCGGCAGTAAAACCTTTGATCCCATCCTGGCTCCTAAAGTAGCCCTTACACAAATGATAGGTGATAACGTATCTGCTTATGCTACTGTAAGCAAAGGTTTCTCTTCTCCATCAACCAGCCAGATTATAATTGTTCCAAGCGGCGCAGCCATGTTGGCCGGACAAAACCCTGGTATTAATGAAGATCTGAAGCCAGAGATTGCAACCAGTTATGAAATTGGTTCAAAGGGTAGTTTGTTGAACAAGAGCTTGAGCTATGATGTAGCCTTGTTTTTAATGAATGTGAAGGATAAACTGGTAAGCCAATACTATGGTAGCAATGCCTATATGTATACAACCAATGCCGGTAAAACACGCCATCAGGGGTTGGAGCTAACCTTATCGTATGCTAAGCAATTTGAGAATCGTTTTATCAGCCTGGTAAGACCATTTGTTAGCTATACGTATAATGATTTCAAATACGAAGATTTCCAAACTATTCCTGCAGATCCGGCGCAGCAAGAAACAACGACTACGCCGCCATCGCCTGGTCAGTCGCAAAAATTGCTGAACTACAAGGGAAAACAAGTGGAAGGTATTGCTAAGAATCTATTCAATGCAGGGCTGGATGTAGAAAGCCGTGTTGGTTTGTACTTGAATACCACACTTACGCATGTAGATAAAATGCCTGTAGACTTTGCTAACCAGCATTATGCAAAAGCTTACACTGTATGGAATGCCAAGGCTGGTTATCGTAAAGCTATAAGCGCGCATTTTGATTTGAATCTTTATGGTGGTTTGGATAATATCACTGATATACATTATTCTACCCACATCTTCCTGAACTCAAGAGACTATCCAAAAATTTACAACCCTATGCCTTTATCTAACTGGTACCTGGGTACATCGTTGAAATATATTTTCTAA
- a CDS encoding FecCD family ABC transporter permease, translating to MRTLSFRFYYIVFTVILLLLLFLSVRVGAVSITYEKIVAFIADGFGYQTSVPVNKIEQALFFQIRLPRVLLCAFVGASLAVSGALMQALFRNPIVEPGLIGTSAGAALGAAFVFVMGKSIAGVYADVLGPFLLPVFAFIGGLAATLAVYKLSSIFGKVNVSTMILAGIAVNAMAAGGTGFLSYVARDPQARSITFWNLGTLSGSNWNSVWLVGCSTVFGIIICLRYTRGLNALLLGDDAAGNLGINTSRLKSRVLLLNTFMISLATAMVGVIAFVGLIVPHILRMLKSSDNRFLVIGSALLGAIVLNLADMVARSIVAPSEFPIGIITAFIGAPIFLSILIGSYKQQQGGGFYA from the coding sequence ATGCGCACGCTGTCTTTTCGATTTTATTATATAGTCTTTACAGTGATCTTGCTCTTACTCTTGTTTCTTTCTGTAAGGGTAGGCGCTGTTTCTATTACGTATGAAAAGATAGTGGCTTTTATTGCCGATGGTTTTGGATATCAAACAAGCGTGCCTGTTAATAAAATAGAACAGGCACTCTTTTTCCAGATCCGTTTACCAAGAGTACTGCTTTGTGCCTTTGTTGGTGCATCGTTAGCGGTATCTGGTGCTTTAATGCAAGCGTTGTTTCGCAACCCAATCGTAGAGCCCGGTTTGATTGGTACATCTGCTGGTGCGGCCCTGGGAGCAGCGTTTGTATTTGTTATGGGCAAATCTATTGCTGGCGTTTATGCGGATGTGCTAGGCCCTTTTTTATTACCTGTATTTGCATTTATAGGTGGCCTAGCTGCTACGTTGGCGGTTTATAAATTGTCTTCCATTTTTGGTAAGGTCAATGTATCTACCATGATACTGGCAGGCATAGCTGTAAATGCTATGGCAGCTGGAGGTACTGGCTTTTTATCTTACGTAGCCCGTGATCCGCAAGCTCGTAGTATTACTTTCTGGAACTTAGGCACCCTTTCCGGAAGTAATTGGAATAGTGTATGGTTGGTAGGGTGCTCTACTGTTTTCGGAATCATCATTTGCCTGCGTTATACAAGAGGGTTGAATGCGCTTTTGTTAGGAGATGATGCAGCCGGTAACTTGGGAATCAACACCAGCCGATTAAAGAGCCGCGTGTTATTGCTAAACACCTTTATGATTTCCTTGGCAACAGCCATGGTAGGCGTTATTGCCTTTGTAGGACTAATTGTGCCTCATATATTGCGCATGCTAAAAAGTAGTGATAACCGTTTCCTGGTTATTGGATCGGCGCTGCTAGGAGCTATTGTTCTGAACCTGGCCGATATGGTAGCACGCAGTATTGTAGCACCTTCTGAATTCCCCATTGGTATCATTACCGCTTTTATTGGTGCCCCCATCTTTCTAAGCATTCTTATTGGTTCCTATAAGCAACAACAAGGAGGTGGATTTTATGCTTAA
- a CDS encoding T9SS type A sorting domain-containing protein, whose translation MKWLLIAAFCMTCCIQVALAQAGIKVAAGTSFSIISNTTVSIDGLVLVPSTNYSIDGDNYDLRKDVETHTPVPMQHIKRFFPWTADLAPFTGTVTIYYDDTELNGLSENELILYTHDNIWNPFATGTIRDGLANYVTTLGLSNIIFNELTLGKVIVPLPLQWGTVTAYRKNQLVLVEWQTRAETNTSHFIVESSLNTSDWKPVGEKVNAKGIAELNHYSQVDLHASNQKTFYRIMQVDINGKYSYSTVVTVLPINSNNAVLLYPNPANNTLHIRAGESIQYLLVRDAAGKLVMHKPLSQLSSYELNIQSLPAGMYYLEIIKQSGSTSTHSFIKK comes from the coding sequence ATGAAATGGCTGCTAATTGCTGCTTTTTGTATGACCTGTTGTATTCAGGTTGCTTTGGCCCAAGCCGGAATAAAGGTTGCGGCAGGTACGTCATTTTCGATCATTTCAAATACAACTGTTTCCATTGATGGTCTGGTGTTAGTGCCTTCAACTAATTATTCAATAGATGGAGATAATTATGATTTGAGGAAAGATGTTGAAACACATACTCCCGTACCTATGCAGCATATAAAGCGCTTTTTCCCTTGGACAGCCGATTTGGCTCCGTTCACGGGAACGGTTACTATTTATTACGACGACACAGAATTGAATGGACTTTCTGAAAACGAGTTGATTCTTTATACTCATGATAATATCTGGAACCCCTTCGCTACTGGAACAATTCGAGATGGGTTAGCGAATTATGTTACCACGCTAGGGTTAAGTAATATTATTTTCAATGAACTAACGCTAGGAAAGGTGATTGTTCCTTTGCCACTTCAGTGGGGGACGGTTACTGCTTACCGCAAGAATCAATTAGTGTTAGTAGAGTGGCAGACACGAGCTGAAACGAATACTTCGCATTTTATAGTAGAATCGAGCCTGAATACTTCCGACTGGAAACCAGTTGGGGAAAAGGTTAATGCTAAAGGAATAGCAGAATTAAATCATTACAGTCAGGTTGATCTGCACGCTTCTAATCAAAAAACATTTTACCGGATAATGCAGGTGGATATTAATGGAAAATATTCCTATTCAACTGTTGTAACAGTACTGCCAATAAATAGTAATAATGCTGTGCTACTTTACCCCAATCCGGCCAATAATACCCTTCACATCAGAGCGGGAGAGAGCATTCAATATCTTTTAGTGCGTGATGCTGCTGGTAAGCTGGTAATGCACAAACCACTTTCTCAGTTGTCTTCATACGAGCTGAATATTCAATCCCTACCAGCAGGTATGTATTATTTGGAGATCATTAAACAAAGCGGAAGCACATCCACTCATTCCTTTATTAAGAAATAA
- a CDS encoding BamA/TamA family outer membrane protein: MKRTYKWLCNYCLTLVTLSGYCQSTNSNISDSNYRAVTPGAQYNRSSFHQWLWGKHYRKEWATPARFPLFFLDTANGGLIPYEAGGSRQSKTIRLKTATEKEYVLRSVDKSFGRALPPIFQNTFVENVLNDQVSTAHPYSASVVAPLAEAARIYHTWPRFIYLPQQQALDTFNKDFGNDLYLFEQRPDGNWEEATNFGNSKEIISTDKLFSILKEDPYARVDQPAFVRARLFDMLVGDWGRHEDQWRWARFDSGKYSLYRPIPRDRDQTFTKFDGVLLKITLSAASLGHLQTFDYKIKDIETYNFPARNLDRYLLNEVPPSQWMTIAKELQQAITDSIIDAAVQELPKEVYVTSGPEISAKLKARRNDIVQYAQKYYSFLAKEVAVVGTITSDRFVLQQLAPGQTSVAIYKISKEGLADTIPYYKRVISTDETKEFRIYGLEGNDTYQVIGDLKKAPTIRIIAGKDRDTLIQTGNISKKKAIQFYDDNGNTIKNQPAIHFHTFTDTVRYRFHYDGFHYDKKSIKPIIFYNNQDRFFVGVQYGITHHKWQREPYAHRHTFDIHYSLGDLAPSISYKGIIPQFVGKWNVLLNASYDWIHVVNFFGIGNETTKDVNDRDYYRMRLREGTLGAGLYRPLGKYWNFLFASAYQTIEIKNDPERYIADHYGAVDKDTYDLERYGQLKLQLDYANVNDIILPTKGFLLTASSAYTRNLQNGDNSIFRHSGKINFYLSFGPHLVLAERLEGATVTGTPVFYQLNYIGGSPLLRGFRRERFWGKTSFTNANELQWIFNTRNRVFNGKAGIIAFMDQGRVWNPNESSDVWHMGYGGGFLISPFDKLTAVVTYGISKEDQLFHIRFSRLLR; this comes from the coding sequence ATGAAACGGACGTATAAATGGTTGTGTAATTATTGCTTAACACTGGTAACTTTATCGGGTTATTGTCAATCTACTAATAGTAATATTTCTGACAGCAATTATCGGGCTGTTACCCCAGGAGCTCAATACAATCGATCTTCTTTCCACCAATGGCTTTGGGGCAAACATTACCGAAAGGAATGGGCCACCCCCGCCCGCTTTCCACTCTTTTTCTTAGACACGGCTAATGGAGGACTGATTCCTTATGAAGCCGGCGGTAGCCGCCAAAGTAAAACCATACGACTGAAAACAGCCACAGAGAAAGAATATGTTTTGCGTAGTGTAGATAAAAGTTTTGGACGAGCGCTCCCTCCCATTTTCCAAAACACCTTTGTTGAAAACGTACTCAATGACCAGGTGTCTACCGCTCATCCTTATTCAGCGTCGGTAGTAGCACCTTTGGCAGAAGCAGCTAGGATTTACCATACATGGCCACGTTTTATCTATCTTCCGCAACAACAAGCATTGGATACATTCAATAAAGATTTTGGCAATGACCTATATCTTTTTGAACAGCGTCCTGATGGCAATTGGGAAGAGGCCACCAACTTTGGCAACTCTAAGGAGATCATTAGTACAGACAAGCTTTTTTCAATTCTAAAAGAAGATCCCTATGCCAGAGTAGATCAGCCTGCTTTTGTGAGAGCAAGATTGTTTGATATGCTTGTAGGTGATTGGGGGCGGCATGAAGACCAATGGCGCTGGGCCCGCTTTGATTCTGGCAAATACAGTCTTTACAGACCCATACCTCGCGATCGCGATCAAACCTTTACCAAGTTTGATGGTGTACTTTTAAAGATTACATTATCTGCTGCAAGCTTGGGGCATCTGCAAACCTTTGATTACAAGATCAAGGATATAGAAACATACAACTTCCCCGCCCGTAACCTGGACCGGTATCTTTTAAATGAAGTGCCCCCGTCGCAATGGATGACTATTGCCAAAGAGCTTCAACAAGCTATTACTGATAGTATCATAGATGCAGCTGTTCAAGAACTACCCAAAGAAGTGTATGTCACCTCTGGCCCTGAGATTAGCGCCAAACTAAAAGCCCGTAGAAACGATATAGTTCAGTACGCTCAAAAATACTACAGCTTCCTGGCTAAAGAAGTGGCAGTTGTGGGCACTATAACCAGCGACCGCTTTGTACTTCAACAATTAGCTCCCGGGCAAACAAGTGTAGCCATTTACAAAATATCAAAAGAAGGACTTGCCGATACGATTCCTTATTATAAGCGCGTTATTTCAACAGACGAAACCAAAGAGTTCCGCATTTATGGACTGGAAGGCAACGACACCTACCAGGTTATTGGCGACCTTAAGAAGGCTCCTACCATACGTATTATAGCAGGTAAAGACCGGGACACCCTAATACAAACAGGCAACATAAGTAAAAAGAAAGCGATCCAGTTTTACGATGACAATGGCAATACGATAAAAAATCAACCGGCTATCCACTTTCATACGTTTACAGATACAGTTCGCTATCGCTTCCATTATGATGGCTTTCATTACGATAAAAAAAGTATTAAGCCGATTATCTTTTATAATAACCAGGATCGATTTTTTGTTGGGGTACAGTATGGCATTACCCACCATAAGTGGCAACGAGAGCCCTATGCACACCGCCATACTTTTGACATACATTATTCCTTAGGCGATCTGGCACCAAGCATATCCTACAAAGGCATTATACCCCAGTTTGTTGGTAAATGGAATGTACTGCTAAATGCCAGCTACGACTGGATACACGTGGTCAACTTCTTTGGCATAGGAAATGAAACAACTAAAGATGTTAATGACCGCGACTATTACCGCATGCGATTAAGAGAAGGTACTTTAGGTGCCGGCCTTTACAGGCCTTTAGGCAAATATTGGAACTTCCTGTTTGCCTCAGCATATCAAACTATTGAAATCAAAAATGACCCTGAGCGGTATATAGCCGATCATTATGGTGCAGTAGACAAAGATACCTATGATCTAGAACGTTACGGGCAACTAAAGCTGCAGCTTGATTATGCAAACGTGAATGATATTATTCTACCAACAAAAGGATTTCTGTTGACAGCAAGCAGTGCCTATACCCGCAACCTTCAAAATGGCGACAATTCTATTTTTAGGCATTCTGGCAAAATAAATTTTTATCTCTCTTTTGGCCCACACTTGGTATTAGCTGAGCGTTTAGAAGGTGCCACAGTTACTGGCACACCTGTGTTTTACCAGTTAAACTATATTGGTGGTAGCCCATTATTAAGAGGATTCCGCCGGGAGCGTTTTTGGGGAAAAACCTCTTTTACTAATGCCAATGAATTGCAATGGATCTTTAATACGCGCAATCGCGTATTTAATGGCAAAGCAGGGATCATTGCATTTATGGACCAAGGCCGCGTGTGGAACCCTAACGAATCATCTGATGTATGGCATATGGGCTATGGCGGCGGTTTCTTGATTTCGCCATTCGACAAATTAACTGCTGTTGTTACTTATGGTATATCTAAAGAAGATCAGCTCTTTCACATCCGCTTCAGCAGACTGCTACGTTAG